The following are from one region of the Salvelinus fontinalis isolate EN_2023a chromosome 5, ASM2944872v1, whole genome shotgun sequence genome:
- the LOC129855882 gene encoding SLAM family member 9-like has translation MLFSQRKKLKVTLLYLFVLCSAQHSAQPETSQVKGIVGKSLSFPEKVLKSGNLLHGDLGNIALVYPGEQTLTYLVKIFKNRLHWNNVTGFFTLSDLQMDDSGVYTVENTDEGKTTHTFHLTVYYVLSKPQVTVHDNISCSVVCSVENGREVTLSWYRGGEILNQTSSPDLNITLSLPLKVDVQTRDSYRCEAANPVSKETAVVPNPCIESDPSKVADGDERTRGCLIIAVICVLVASGLVGLAIYLKRRNGHSHTGGANRYTRTGVT, from the exons tACTCTGCTCAGCCCAGCATTCAGCTCAGCCTGAGACTTCCCAGGTGAAAGGCATCGTGGGAAAGTCTCTCTCTTTTCCAGAGAAGGTGTTGAAGTCTGGCAATTTACTTCATGGAGACCTTGGCAATATTGCACTCGTGTACCCTGGTGAACAAACTCTTACCTACCTTGTGAAGATATTTAAAAACCGCCTTCACTGGAACAATGTTACTGGATTCTTCACTTTGTCAGACCTACAAATGGATGATTCTGGGGTTTATACTGTGGAGAATACAGATGAAGGGAAGACAACACATACATTTCACCTGACTGtgtact ATGTTCTGTCCAAACCTCAGGTGACGGTCCATGACAACATCTCCTGTAGCGTGGTGTGTTCTGTGGAGAACGGGAGAGAGGTGACCCTGTCCTGGTACAGAGGAGGGGAGATACTCAACCAGACCagcagccctgacctcaacatcaccctctctctacctctcaaggTGGATGTACAGACCAGAGACTCTTACAGATGTGAGGCTGCCAACCCAGTCAGCAAGGAGACAGCTGTTGTTCCAAATCCCTGTATAGAGAGTGATCCCTCCAAGGTGGCAG ATGGTGATGAGAGGACTCGAGGTTGTCTTATTATTGCTGTAATCTGTGTTCTGGTTGCCTCAGGACTTGTTGGACTTGCAATATATCTTAAGAGGAGAAACGGACACTCACATACAG gAGGAGCGAACAGGTATACAAGGACTGGAGTCACTTAG